One Tubulanus polymorphus chromosome 5, tnTubPoly1.2, whole genome shotgun sequence DNA segment encodes these proteins:
- the LOC141905504 gene encoding arrestin domain-containing protein 3-like produces MMHKLARLDILFDRDDQPYQPGDIVRGKVVFQAGDISLLITSGILCGKGASAIGWNDAAIENTLTVHTAKQEYFNYKHVFCDKVTSSTDNANGWALMKQRSYQVPFEFSLPSTCPASIHCENGWIRYYVSCHVKTKALNPEDEHLIGHIKFGNHRVYHVRKELFVQGYLNIGGGYSSKKLVSKTLKCGFLAKGRSVISSTLRLDKTGYLPGEVIRIYGENRNESPWKCKCTLKLVKAITIWSADGQSKQMAQDIWKIETHALNRGMRFVWKGQPVTIPTDSTPSLQPSDIISVEYLIEMRCFPMSFLPRVLGRRLCLRIPIVVGTERSSSKES; encoded by the exons ATGATGCATAAGTTAGCTCGATTGGATATATTGTTTGATCGTGATGATCAGCCGTATCAACCTGGTGACATCGTGCGAGGAAAAGTCGTCTTTCAGGCGGgtgatatctcactacttatCACTA GTGGAATACTATGCGGTAAAGGAGCCAGTGCAATAGGCTGGAACGATGCAGCTATTGAGAATACTCTTACTGTACATACTGCTAAAcaagaatatttcaattacaAACACGTATTTTGTGATAAAG TGACTTCGAGTACGGATAACGCGAACGGTTGGGCGTTAATGAAACAACGAAGTTACCAAGTTCCGTTTGAATTCTCTCTACCGTCCACCTGCCCGGCATCGATTCACTGCGAGAACGGTTGGATTCGTTATTACGTTTCGTGTCACGTTAAGACTAAAGCTTTGAATCCTGAGGATGAACACCTTATTGGACACATTAAATTCGGAAATCATCGCGTATACCACGTCAGAAAGGAGTTATTCGTACAGGGATATCTGAATATCGGTGGTGGATACAGCTCAAAG AAGTTGGTGTCAAAGACACTAAAATGTGGATTTCTTGCCAAAGGAAGAAGCGTTATTTCATCAACACTACGCTTAGATAAGACAGGCTATCTGCCAGGAGAGGTTATTCGGATTTACGGCGAAAACAGAAACGAAAGTCCGTGGAAATGTAAATGTACATTGAAACTAGTGAAG GCAATAACAATATGGAGCGCAGATGGACAATCAAAGCAAATGGCTCAGgatatttggaaaatagaaacgCATGCTTTAAATCGAGGGATGAGATTTGTCTGGAAGGGACAACCCGTAACTATACCAACAGATTCTACACCAAGTCTACAACCTTCCGATATCATATCAGTTGAATATCTAATCGAA atgCGTTGTTTTCCGATGTCGTTTTTGCCGCGTGTTCTCGGTAGGAGGCTCTGCCTCAGAATTCCGATTGTAGTCGGTACGGAAAGGTCATCATCGAAAGAGTCGTGA